A window from Candidatus Gracilibacteria bacterium encodes these proteins:
- a CDS encoding helix-turn-helix domain-containing protein, which translates to MNVQNPKFTLTRKQAADLLDVSTRTIDRYIRNKRLSARKKGGSILLSEEELNNLKVSQFQNMHGASPEVPGRAHRHVDGSAARETQAIFDAETGEIEETIEKPIPMETGALTQHSAREQVFEELYDLSRREVREYHNKLESANYRLGQLETQMKHSVPLLEYHEKEELVREQAHLIDGKIKRQEESVQMMEHELKGERFNKNIAIGLLLGIVALQPVLWLLL; encoded by the coding sequence ATGAATGTACAAAACCCAAAGTTCACCCTCACGCGCAAGCAGGCGGCAGATCTTCTTGATGTCTCCACTCGCACAATCGACCGTTATATTCGAAACAAACGGCTCTCCGCCCGCAAAAAAGGAGGAAGCATTTTGCTCTCGGAAGAAGAACTCAACAACTTAAAAGTGTCTCAGTTCCAGAACATGCACGGAGCTTCTCCGGAGGTTCCTGGACGGGCTCACCGTCATGTGGATGGCAGCGCCGCGCGCGAAACGCAAGCCATCTTTGATGCCGAAACCGGGGAAATTGAGGAGACGATCGAAAAGCCCATTCCAATGGAAACCGGAGCACTCACTCAGCACAGCGCACGAGAGCAAGTCTTCGAAGAACTCTACGATCTGTCCCGAAGAGAAGTCCGCGAATACCACAACAAGCTGGAATCCGCCAACTACCGTCTTGGGCAATTGGAGACTCAAATGAAGCATTCCGTTCCCCTTCTAGAATACCACGAAAAAGAAGAATTGGTCCGTGAACAAGCACACCTCATCGATGGAAAAATCAAACGCCAAGAAGAATCCGTACAAATGATGGAACACGAACTTAAGGGAGAACGCTTCAACAAGAATATCGCCATCGGATTGCTCTTGGGCATCGTGGCCTTACAGCCGGTGCTTTGGCTGCTTTTGTAG
- the ybeY gene encoding rRNA maturation RNase YbeY: MIELIFANEANDAIDAHIFETLLARLPEVMGRLDYEDLELLLTDDSTIHALNKQYRGKDRPTDVLSFSLEDPVHLGQLVISVDRAREQAEQIGQSLEEELRFLFAHGVLHLLGYDHEEPEEEKEMLEKTYALLGRSVLGQPGTGSPRRTFTRAKLTSRKTIAAAGTTQKSNAFLSKFLRFFWSFSMSPMIKKTGHATPATMVLKVIRMPRPPRIKFRLVKMLSFI; encoded by the coding sequence ATGATTGAACTTATCTTTGCCAATGAGGCAAATGACGCCATTGATGCCCACATATTTGAGACGCTTTTGGCGAGGCTCCCGGAAGTGATGGGGCGCTTGGATTATGAGGACCTTGAACTTTTGCTCACGGATGACTCGACCATTCACGCCCTCAATAAACAGTATCGTGGAAAAGACAGACCTACAGATGTCTTGTCTTTCTCTTTAGAAGACCCTGTCCACTTGGGCCAGTTGGTCATTTCTGTGGATCGAGCACGAGAGCAGGCCGAGCAGATTGGACAGTCTTTGGAGGAAGAACTTCGGTTCTTGTTTGCCCACGGTGTTTTGCACCTTTTGGGCTACGATCATGAAGAGCCCGAGGAAGAAAAGGAGATGCTCGAAAAAACTTATGCACTTTTGGGGAGGTCCGTTTTGGGTCAACCCTGAACTGGTTCGCCCAGGAGAACATTCACAAGGGCAAAGCTAACGAGCAGAAAGACAATAGCTGCAGCAGGTACAACGCAAAAGAGTAATGCTTTTTTGAGCAAATTCTTGCGTTTCTTTTGGTCTTTTTCGATGAGCCCAATGATCAAAAAAACGGGGCATGCAACGCCAGCCACTATGGTGCTTAAAGTGATAAGGATGCCTAGACCACCGAGGATAAAATTTAGACTGGTCAAGATGCTTTCTTTCATATAA
- the guaA gene encoding glutamine-hydrolyzing GMP synthase, translating into MNKIAILDYGSQYAHLIATRIRRLGVYSEILDPADTSAESLKEYKGIILSGGPSSVYEAGSPTAPAGMFELGIPILGICYGHQLLTHLLGGKVEPGQGQGREFGKAKITVQKNEALFDGFEQGEETQVWMSHGDRVTQLPEGFEILASSTDDAYSAVGDLRRNFYGIQFHTEVVHTVKGPILLANFLDICGAERDWNLGNFVDHAAAAIQEQVGDRKVFMLISGGVDSTVAFVLLVKALGQDRVYGLFVDTGFMRSGEREEVEGALHAEGIQNLHVYDGRNDFFKALEGIHEPEKKREIIGRVFLEIQRKMAAQLELNPEHWLLGQGTIYPDTIESGGTKNSSKIKTHHNRVPEIEELIKQGRVIEPLKDLYKDEVREVGEKLGLPASLVWRHPFPGPGLAVRILCAEAEDWPEHPADLEAAIQNFLKEKNSALSARILPIKSVGVQGDFRTYRHPLALSGPATWEELAQLAPALTNRFPGINRVLYTLAPQGITALHFTPGSLTQSRVETLQKADKLAMLWLKEIGRAREVWQMPTVLLPLSVNTPGKESLVLRPIVSEEAMTAHFAQLPMPELAELTATLLQDPKISAVFYDITNKPPATIEWE; encoded by the coding sequence ATGAATAAAATTGCCATTCTCGACTACGGAAGTCAGTACGCGCATCTCATTGCCACGCGGATTCGTCGGCTAGGCGTTTATAGTGAAATTTTGGACCCCGCAGACACAAGCGCCGAGTCTTTAAAAGAGTACAAAGGCATCATCCTTTCCGGAGGCCCGTCTTCGGTTTACGAAGCCGGCAGCCCCACGGCGCCCGCGGGTATGTTTGAGCTCGGGATCCCGATTTTGGGTATTTGTTATGGACACCAACTCCTCACGCATCTCCTCGGGGGGAAAGTGGAGCCGGGCCAAGGGCAGGGCCGTGAATTTGGAAAAGCAAAAATCACCGTGCAAAAAAATGAGGCTTTGTTCGACGGCTTTGAACAAGGGGAAGAGACGCAGGTATGGATGAGCCACGGAGACCGAGTCACCCAGTTGCCCGAAGGTTTTGAAATCCTCGCCTCTTCCACCGATGACGCCTACTCCGCCGTGGGAGATCTTCGCCGCAATTTTTACGGCATTCAATTTCACACCGAAGTAGTGCACACCGTGAAAGGCCCCATTCTGCTCGCCAACTTTTTGGACATTTGTGGCGCGGAGCGAGACTGGAATTTGGGCAACTTTGTGGATCACGCGGCCGCGGCCATCCAGGAGCAAGTGGGCGACCGTAAAGTCTTCATGCTCATCAGTGGCGGAGTGGACAGCACCGTGGCCTTTGTACTCCTGGTGAAAGCCCTGGGGCAAGACAGAGTGTACGGCCTCTTTGTGGACACCGGCTTTATGCGCAGCGGCGAGCGAGAAGAAGTGGAAGGAGCCCTGCACGCGGAGGGCATTCAGAACCTTCATGTCTACGATGGCAGAAACGACTTTTTTAAGGCCCTTGAAGGAATCCATGAACCAGAAAAGAAACGAGAAATCATCGGACGCGTCTTTTTGGAAATTCAACGCAAAATGGCTGCGCAACTGGAACTGAACCCGGAACATTGGCTCTTGGGCCAGGGCACCATTTATCCGGACACCATTGAATCCGGCGGCACCAAAAATTCCTCAAAAATAAAAACACACCACAACCGTGTGCCAGAAATAGAAGAGCTCATCAAACAAGGCCGCGTCATCGAACCCCTCAAAGACCTGTACAAAGACGAAGTGCGCGAAGTGGGCGAAAAGCTCGGCCTCCCGGCCTCGCTTGTTTGGCGCCACCCCTTCCCGGGCCCCGGCTTGGCGGTGCGCATCCTGTGCGCCGAAGCGGAAGACTGGCCCGAGCACCCCGCAGATTTGGAGGCCGCCATCCAAAACTTCCTCAAAGAAAAAAACAGTGCCCTGTCCGCCCGCATCCTTCCCATCAAATCCGTTGGGGTTCAGGGTGATTTCCGAACCTACCGTCACCCACTGGCCCTTTCAGGCCCCGCCACTTGGGAAGAACTGGCGCAACTCGCCCCGGCGCTCACCAATCGCTTCCCGGGAATCAATCGCGTGCTCTACACCCTGGCACCTCAAGGCATCACGGCCCTGCATTTCACGCCCGGATCTCTCACGCAATCCCGGGTGGAAACGCTACAAAAAGCAGACAAGTTGGCCATGCTCTGGCTCAAAGAAATCGGCCGCGCACGGGAAGTGTGGCAAATGCCCACCGTGCTGCTCCCCCTCTCCGTGAATACACCCGGCAAAGAATCCCTGGTGCTGCGCCCCATCGTTTCCGAGGAAGCCATGACCGCACATTTTGCCCAGCTCCCCATGCCGGAGCTCGCCGAACTGACCGCCACTCTCCTCCAAGACCCAAAAATTTCCGCCGTCTTCTACGACATCACCAACAAACCCCCCGCCACCATCGAGTGGGAGTAA